From Virgibacillus ihumii, the proteins below share one genomic window:
- a CDS encoding PadR family transcriptional regulator produces MDREIMKGSIDILLLNLLNGKDMYGYEMVKVLKEKSEQLYNMGEGTLYPALKRMEKKQWLESYWYETEHGRRKYYRITDDGKDILEKKLDEWKSVHDLITKTSGDIS; encoded by the coding sequence ATGGATCGTGAAATTATGAAAGGCAGTATTGATATTTTGTTACTTAATCTGCTGAACGGAAAAGATATGTATGGCTACGAGATGGTTAAGGTACTGAAGGAAAAAAGTGAACAACTTTATAATATGGGGGAAGGAACGCTTTATCCTGCACTTAAACGGATGGAAAAAAAGCAGTGGCTCGAATCATACTGGTATGAAACAGAGCACGGGAGAAGAAAATATTACCGGATTACGGATGATGGAAAGGATATCCTGGAAAAGAAATTGGACGAATGGAAAAGTGTCCATGATTTAATCACGAAAACATCGGGAGACATATCATGA